One genomic window of Anguilla anguilla isolate fAngAng1 chromosome 13, fAngAng1.pri, whole genome shotgun sequence includes the following:
- the cttnbp2nla gene encoding CTTNBP2 N-terminal-like protein, producing the protein MRAAKASLTVCRPSSQETRMNVESLSQKELLTLLSILEGELEARDLVIESLRAQRRDAFVQERYGKYNLSDPFLALQRDGEVMRGRSPAGQVSPTLPAAPPSPLAVLKLVMSHCKRMQEKMLAQLAAAESRHRKVIADLEEEKRRHAQDTAEGDDVTCMLEKERERLLQQLGFESSQVKRMQKEQRRLRTQLEESRLQHKQLTSSLAKEGQRGAELSHRLEEERAAAEALRAELEAERRQALRAEARAEEQLAEFDTEKEQLRAWLRREEGRGQELQAEVEQLRSALARLGGGAEEESRTQTDSGEKPSGDSSAPHKLNGHHGDREAEACKENGCDNRAPPPTLQPQQNPAPVPCHTLGSSPCSSPLLARHPVGVAPSSPSYQASYQAGIHQRFHATRHKFQGQPDPSAPSTPSAPTTPPIPADPPTPSTPTPPSAPPEPASVKQLARNTLTQALSRFTGQQGGAKPAAPPSSPTGSDCRSPPPGAAPTPTRVTSPISPGVKSPIIPRAERGHPPPIPPKKPGLAQTPMSPGPSPRASHFHDLSSTCGLTSSQEGSKEPDLVLSSTS; encoded by the exons ATGAGG GCTGCGAAAGCATCTCTCACCGTCTGCCGTCCCTCCTCTCAGGAAACCAGGATGAATGTGGAGAGCCTGAGCCAGAAGGAGCTGCTGACGCTGCTGAGCATTCtggagggagagctggaggcGCGGGACCTGGTGATCGAGTCCCTGAGG gcccAGCGCAGAGATGCCTTTGTGCAGGAGCGCTACGGGAAGTACAACCTGAGCGACCCCTTCCTGGCCCTGCAGCGGGACGGTGAGGTcatgagggggcggagccccgCGGGCCAGGTGAGCCCCACCCTCCCGGcggccccccccagccccctggcCGTGCTCAAGCTGGTCATGTCCCACTGCAAGCGCATGCAGGAGAAGATGCTGGCCCAGCTCGCCGCCGCCGAGAGCAGGCACAGAAAG GTCATCGcggacctggaggaggagaagcggCGGCATGCGCAGGACACGGCGGAAGGCGATGATGTCACCTGCATGCTGGAGAAGGAGCGGGAGCGGCTCCTGCAGCAG cTGGGCTTTGAGAGCTCCCAGGTGAAGCGCATGCAGAAGGAGCAGAGGAGGCTGAGGACGCAGCTGGAGGAGAGCCGTCTGCAGCACAAGCAGCTCACCTCCTCCCTGGCCAAGGAGGGCCagcggggggcggagctgagccacaggctggaggaggagcgggcCGCCGCGGAGGCGCTGAgggcggagctggaggcggagcgGAGGCAGGCCCTGCGGGCGGAGGCGCGGGCGGAGGAGCAGCTGGCCGAGTTCGACACGGAGAAGGAGCAGCTGAGGGCGTGgctgaggagggaggaggggcggggccaggagctGCAGGCGGAGGTGGAGCAGCTGAGGAGCGCGCTGGCCAGGCTGGGAGGAGGCGCGGAGGAGGAGAGCCGCACCCAGACTGACTCGGGGGAGAAGCCGAGCGGTGACTCCTCTGCCCCACACAAGCTGAACGGGCACCATGGTGACAGGGAGGCGGAGGCCTGCAAGGAAAACGGGTGTGACaacagggccccgccccctactTTACAACCTCAGCAAAACCCCGCCCCCGTGCCATGCCACACcctcggctcctccccctgctcctcccccctcctggcCCGGCATCCGGTGGGCGTGGCTCCATCCAGCCCCTCCTACCAGGCGTCCTACCAGGCGGGAATCCACCAGCGTTTCCACGCCACGCGACACAAGTTCCAGGGCCAGCCGGA cccctccgccccgTCCACCCCCTCCGCTCCAACCACCCCGCCCATTCCCGCTgacccgcccaccccctccacccctacccccccctccgccccgccaGAGCCCGCCTCAGTGAAGCAGCTTGCCCGTAACACGCTCACCCAGGCGCTGTCCCGCTTCActggccagcagggcggcgctaAGCCTGCggccccccccagctcccccaccGGCAGCGACTGCCGCAGCCCACCTCCGGGCgcggcccccacccccaccagggTCACCAGCCCCATCTCCCCGGGAGTGAAGTCCCCCATCATTCCCCGTGCCGAGAGGGgccacccaccccccatacCCCCAAAAAAGCCCGGTCTGGCCCAGACCCCCATGTCCCCCGGACCCTCGCCCCGGGCCAGCCACTTCCACGATCTCTCCAGCACCTGCGGCCTCACCAGCAGCCAGGAGGGCAGCAAAGAGCCAGACCTGGTCCTGTCCTCCACCAGCTAA